A single Sulfurimonas aquatica DNA region contains:
- a CDS encoding sensor histidine kinase, translated as MLNFHQLVLRKFLLIFSLLFIALGIVVYYWVKEFQIEQTKNALIDNIKVLSLNLPRCENLDKLAQDIKNDLGLRLTLIDFDGNIIAESHKDKTKMGNHKYRDEVVASNDKEYAYKIRRSNTLKKDFLYVVKRYESFKTPMYIRLSLEIKGIEQDILSLGEEILVLLLLFFIVLFFVTYKISKRIEEEVQKIVNFLTSLTKKDKETYISSNFSLEFHKITSLLTKVSQILVKKEKQKSKFTQKLQISNKQKDDIISAISHEFKNPIAVINGYSQTLMDDKDINPNIRQKFLTKIYKNGIKLSELIDTLRLSSKLDSGQQEMQFKTINIYELVTETVENIQLNYPKRQVIVNGDKDITLKGDSSLFSVVITNLVENAFKYSEDEVIIEFDAQKISVIDTGIGISKKNLENITNKFYRVNENSWNNSLGLGLFIVNNILNLHNFKLEVQSIENEGSTFSVKF; from the coding sequence TTGTTAAACTTTCACCAACTTGTACTTAGAAAATTTCTTCTTATCTTTTCGCTACTTTTTATAGCTCTTGGCATAGTTGTATACTACTGGGTCAAAGAGTTTCAAATAGAACAGACAAAAAATGCCCTTATAGATAACATCAAAGTTTTATCTTTGAATCTTCCTCGCTGTGAAAATTTGGATAAATTAGCACAAGATATAAAAAATGATTTAGGGCTTAGACTCACTCTTATAGATTTTGATGGAAACATCATTGCAGAGTCCCATAAAGACAAAACAAAAATGGGAAATCATAAGTATAGAGATGAAGTTGTTGCATCAAACGATAAAGAGTATGCATATAAAATAAGACGCTCTAATACCCTCAAAAAAGATTTTCTTTATGTAGTCAAACGCTACGAGAGTTTTAAAACTCCTATGTACATTAGACTCTCGCTTGAGATTAAAGGTATTGAGCAAGATATCCTCTCTTTAGGAGAGGAGATACTTGTTTTACTCTTACTTTTTTTCATAGTTCTATTTTTTGTTACTTATAAAATAAGTAAAAGAATAGAAGAAGAGGTGCAAAAAATCGTAAACTTTTTAACCTCACTAACAAAAAAAGACAAAGAGACTTATATAAGTTCAAACTTCTCTTTAGAGTTTCATAAGATCACTTCACTTCTAACGAAAGTATCACAAATCCTTGTGAAAAAAGAGAAACAAAAAAGTAAGTTTACACAGAAGCTTCAGATTTCCAACAAACAAAAAGATGACATCATATCTGCAATAAGCCATGAGTTTAAAAATCCAATCGCTGTCATAAACGGCTACTCACAAACGCTAATGGATGATAAAGATATAAACCCTAATATTAGACAGAAGTTCTTAACTAAAATCTATAAGAATGGCATCAAGCTTAGTGAACTTATAGACACGCTAAGACTCTCTTCAAAACTAGATAGTGGCCAACAAGAGATGCAGTTTAAAACTATAAATATTTATGAACTTGTGACAGAGACTGTAGAAAACATACAACTAAACTATCCTAAACGCCAAGTTATTGTAAATGGGGATAAGGATATAACCCTAAAAGGAGATAGTTCGCTTTTTAGCGTAGTCATTACAAACTTGGTTGAAAATGCTTTTAAATATTCTGAAGATGAAGTAATAATCGAATTTGATGCACAAAAGATAAGTGTTATCGATACGGGGATTGGGATTTCTAAAAAGAACTTAGAAAATATTACAAATAAGTTTTACAGAGTCAATGAAAATAGTTGGAATAACTCTTTAGGGTTGGGATTGTTTATCGTTAACAATATACTGAACCTTCACAACTTTAAACTTGAAGTTCAAAGCATAGAAAATGAAGGTTCAACATTTAGCGTTAAGTTTTAG
- a CDS encoding GNAT family N-acyltransferase, which translates to MINVQMMIKEKYPKLKDNKIIKGAINKFADAIVHQEEINRFLEENIHLGSFEFIESALETLDFTYSLSNKDIQNIPATGRVVIISNHPLGGLDALALIKAISTVRKDIKIVANDFLNAIKPLSPIIIDINNFQSRQSKHSINKIYDALNSEEALIIFPAGEVSRATPKGVKDGHWHKSFLKFASRTSSPILPILIGGKNSKTFYSVSALSKPLSTILLSHEMFKQRGNEIELTIGEIIPHENTHPHSIPKDKLISLYKKHLYSLKKKVSYFVTQKAIAHAEDRREIKKELKNSKLLGSTKDGKKIYLYECLQNNSSVLNEIGRLREISFRQVGEGVNKSRDIDKYDRYYKHIVLWDNEDLEIVGAYRIGITSDIITSYNEEALYTNSLFQYTENFNKYLDNSIELGRSFVQPKYWGSRALDYLWQGIGAYLKSNPQIKYLYGAVSISQSYPKVAKDMILYFYSTYFSVKKELAIAKIPYIFDFNDEYMKTFQAELVLNDYKKDFKTLKKALSFLELSVPTMYKQYADLCNEDGVKFCAYNIDAEFSDCVDSFIILDVNKIKDKQRQRYFGD; encoded by the coding sequence ATGATTAATGTTCAAATGATGATAAAAGAGAAATACCCTAAACTTAAAGATAATAAAATAATCAAAGGTGCCATTAACAAATTTGCCGATGCGATAGTCCATCAAGAGGAGATAAACAGATTTCTTGAAGAAAATATACATTTGGGAAGTTTCGAGTTTATTGAAAGTGCCTTAGAGACTCTTGACTTCACATACTCATTATCAAATAAAGATATCCAAAACATTCCTGCTACAGGAAGAGTTGTAATAATCTCCAACCATCCACTTGGCGGACTGGATGCCTTAGCTCTTATCAAGGCTATTAGCACAGTACGAAAAGATATTAAGATAGTAGCAAATGACTTTTTAAATGCTATCAAACCGCTTAGCCCAATTATAATCGATATAAACAACTTCCAAAGTAGGCAATCTAAACACTCTATTAATAAGATATATGATGCTCTAAATTCTGAAGAAGCACTCATCATTTTTCCAGCTGGAGAAGTAAGTCGTGCTACACCAAAGGGAGTAAAAGATGGGCATTGGCATAAAAGCTTTCTAAAGTTTGCTTCAAGAACTTCTTCACCTATTCTTCCCATACTCATCGGCGGCAAAAACTCAAAAACTTTCTACTCTGTCTCCGCACTTAGTAAACCTCTCTCAACTATACTCTTATCACATGAGATGTTCAAACAAAGAGGAAATGAGATAGAGTTAACCATAGGAGAGATTATTCCTCATGAGAACACTCATCCTCACTCAATTCCAAAAGATAAGCTTATTAGCCTTTATAAAAAACATCTCTACTCTTTGAAAAAAAAGGTAAGTTACTTTGTAACACAAAAAGCCATAGCACATGCAGAAGATAGAAGAGAGATAAAAAAAGAGTTGAAAAACTCTAAACTTCTTGGTTCAACAAAGGATGGTAAAAAGATTTATCTTTACGAGTGCTTACAAAACAACTCTAGTGTTTTAAACGAAATAGGAAGACTAAGAGAGATCTCTTTTAGACAAGTAGGAGAAGGTGTAAACAAGAGTAGAGACATAGACAAGTATGATAGATACTACAAACACATAGTACTTTGGGACAATGAAGACTTAGAAATAGTAGGTGCATATAGAATCGGCATAACAAGTGATATTATCACTTCATACAACGAAGAAGCACTTTATACAAACTCTCTCTTTCAATATACAGAAAATTTTAATAAATACCTCGACAATTCCATAGAGCTAGGAAGAAGTTTTGTGCAGCCAAAATATTGGGGGAGTAGAGCACTTGATTATCTATGGCAAGGTATAGGTGCATACTTAAAAAGCAACCCTCAGATAAAATATCTCTATGGAGCTGTCAGTATTTCACAAAGTTATCCTAAAGTTGCAAAAGATATGATTTTATATTTTTACAGTACATATTTTTCTGTAAAAAAGGAACTGGCAATAGCAAAGATTCCATATATATTTGACTTTAATGATGAGTATATGAAAACATTTCAAGCTGAGTTAGTTCTCAATGATTATAAAAAAGACTTTAAAACACTCAAAAAAGCGCTTAGTTTTTTAGAGTTAAGTGTGCCAACCATGTATAAACAATATGCCGACCTTTGCAATGAAGATGGAGTAAAGTTTTGTGCATATAATATAGATGCAGAGTTCTCTGATTGTGTAGATAGTTTTATCATTCTTGATGTTAACAAGATAAAAGACAAACAGAGACAGAGATACTTTGGTGATTAA
- the glnA gene encoding type I glutamate--ammonia ligase: MGKFVNNVEEFFTFCEENDVQFVDFRFTDIKGAWHHISYRMSAVSAGQLENGLPFDGSSIEAWQPINKSDMLLKVDIGTAFLDPFTADPTIIVFCDVYDIYKNQAYERCPRSIAKAALKHAEDLGIADAAYFGPENEFFMFDSVTFVDNINEAGYKVDTEEGEWNSNNPYPDMYNTGHRPGTKGGYFPVAPTDSAVDIRAEMMQVLEQVGLEVVLGHHEVAQAQHELGIVFSDIIGAADNVQKYKYVVKMIAHLNGKTATFMPKPLYGDNGNGMHVHQSLWKDGKNLFYAPGNYANLSEMALNYTAGIFKHARAVAAFTNPTTNSYKRLLPGFEAPSILTYSSQNRSAACRIPYGAGEMATRIEMRFPDSTACPYLAFAVMMMAGLDGIKNKDIPVGPMDEDLFELSLDEIRQKKIPQMPHTLRGSLEALIRDNDFLKPVFTQEFVDAYQQYRFERDVFPDEGRPTAYEFKTTYQC; the protein is encoded by the coding sequence ATGGGAAAATTTGTTAATAACGTAGAAGAGTTTTTTACTTTTTGTGAAGAAAATGATGTTCAGTTTGTAGATTTTAGATTTACAGATATCAAAGGTGCATGGCACCATATTAGTTACAGAATGAGTGCTGTAAGTGCTGGTCAACTTGAGAACGGTCTACCTTTTGATGGTTCTTCTATCGAAGCTTGGCAGCCGATTAATAAGTCGGATATGCTTCTTAAAGTTGACATAGGAACTGCATTTTTAGACCCATTTACTGCTGATCCAACTATCATTGTTTTTTGTGATGTTTATGACATCTACAAAAACCAAGCTTATGAGAGATGTCCACGTTCAATCGCTAAAGCGGCACTCAAGCATGCTGAAGATTTAGGTATTGCAGATGCAGCTTATTTTGGTCCTGAGAATGAATTTTTTATGTTTGACTCTGTAACTTTTGTTGATAACATCAATGAAGCTGGTTACAAAGTGGATACTGAAGAGGGTGAGTGGAACTCAAACAATCCTTACCCAGATATGTACAATACAGGTCACAGACCAGGAACTAAGGGCGGTTACTTCCCAGTAGCTCCTACAGATTCTGCTGTTGACATCCGTGCTGAAATGATGCAAGTACTAGAGCAAGTTGGTCTTGAAGTTGTTCTAGGTCACCACGAAGTTGCACAAGCTCAACACGAACTAGGTATAGTTTTCTCTGACATCATCGGTGCAGCTGATAATGTTCAAAAATACAAGTATGTTGTAAAAATGATAGCACACCTTAATGGTAAGACTGCTACATTTATGCCTAAGCCACTCTATGGTGATAATGGTAATGGTATGCATGTTCACCAGTCACTATGGAAAGATGGGAAAAATCTTTTCTATGCGCCAGGTAACTATGCAAACCTTTCTGAAATGGCTCTTAACTATACTGCTGGTATATTCAAGCACGCTCGTGCAGTTGCTGCGTTTACGAACCCAACAACTAACTCGTACAAAAGATTATTACCAGGTTTTGAAGCTCCAAGTATCTTAACTTACTCTTCTCAAAACCGTTCTGCAGCTTGTCGTATTCCTTACGGTGCGGGTGAAATGGCTACTAGAATTGAGATGCGTTTCCCAGACTCTACTGCTTGTCCTTATTTAGCATTTGCTGTAATGATGATGGCTGGTCTTGATGGTATTAAAAACAAAGATATTCCTGTTGGTCCAATGGATGAAGATTTATTTGAGCTTTCTCTTGATGAAATTCGTCAAAAGAAAATCCCTCAAATGCCTCACACTCTACGTGGTTCACTTGAAGCACTTATCCGTGACAACGACTTCTTAAAGCCAGTATTTACACAAGAGTTTGTTGACGCTTACCAACAATACAGATTTGAGCGTGATGTTTTCCCAGACGAAGGTCGCCCTACTGCTTACGAGTTTAAAACTACGTACCAGTGCTAA
- a CDS encoding sensor histidine kinase, with product MTPTSNQQTIDDIVQISQSCDKTLKSKLTKLIIMYKKQEEYCNKIYDENQAFIKKCNEMHSLSNEEKEKKDKLIEQSARQAAMGEMIDVVAHQWKQPLNSISMIMDMLKNDFESSEVDKRYIEDLNQTVHMQIEHMVNTLGEFRNFLRPSTKDETFVLNNVINNVQLLLKDELLSQNVKLTVDIEDDISILGNKNEFKHIFINLISNSVDAFNENDSTDRNIFINAYKVSGYIYIEFQDNAGGISKEIISQIFKPNFTTKAEGKGTGVGLYMSKQIVKKNHGSINVRNSNIGALFTIKLREQTI from the coding sequence ATGACACCAACCTCCAATCAACAAACTATTGATGACATTGTTCAAATCAGCCAGTCATGTGATAAAACATTAAAAAGTAAGTTAACAAAACTTATCATAATGTACAAAAAGCAAGAAGAGTACTGCAATAAAATATATGATGAAAATCAAGCTTTTATAAAAAAATGTAACGAAATGCATAGTCTTTCAAATGAAGAAAAAGAGAAAAAAGACAAACTAATTGAGCAGAGTGCCCGTCAAGCTGCCATGGGTGAAATGATAGATGTCGTTGCACACCAATGGAAACAACCTCTTAACTCCATAAGTATGATAATGGACATGCTAAAAAACGACTTCGAAAGCAGTGAAGTTGATAAAAGATACATTGAAGACCTTAATCAGACTGTGCATATGCAAATTGAGCACATGGTAAATACACTTGGTGAATTTAGAAACTTTTTAAGACCTTCAACTAAAGATGAGACTTTTGTACTCAATAATGTAATAAACAATGTTCAGCTCCTTCTAAAAGATGAACTTCTATCTCAAAATGTAAAACTCACTGTTGATATTGAAGATGATATTTCCATTTTAGGAAATAAAAATGAGTTTAAACATATTTTTATAAACCTCATAAGTAACTCTGTAGATGCTTTTAATGAAAATGATTCTACTGATAGAAATATCTTTATCAATGCCTATAAAGTAAGTGGTTATATCTATATAGAGTTCCAAGATAACGCTGGTGGAATTTCAAAAGAGATAATTTCACAAATATTTAAGCCTAACTTTACAACTAAAGCTGAAGGAAAAGGTACAGGTGTAGGTCTCTATATGAGTAAACAGATTGTTAAAAAGAACCACGGTAGCATAAATGTACGCAACTCAAATATAGGTGCTTTGTTTACAATTAAACTAAGAGAACAAACTATTTAA
- the leuA gene encoding 2-isopropylmalate synthase, whose amino-acid sequence MNHIPNGKYKPYPKIDLPNRQWPNNSITTAPAWCSVDLRDGNQALINPMTMSKKLELFTLLLKLGFKEIEVGFPSASKVEFDFLRRLVDDKLIPDDVTIQVLVQAREHLIQKTFESLKGVKKATVHLYNSTSVAQRKIVFSKSQEEIIALAIEGVELVKKYESSHDGQIFLEYSPESFTGTELEFAAKISNAVTECWGISDKRKVIINLPATVEMSTPNIYADQIEWMAMHLNNRENVIISTHTHNDRGTSIAATELALLAGADRVEGTLLSNGERTGNVDIITLALNMTTQGVDSKLNFSDITEVLDVVERCTEMDTHARHPYVGELVYTAFSGSHQDAINKGLAYQKAKDDAFWEVPYLPIDPADVGRTYESIIRINSQSGKGGVAYILEKNYGYQLPKTMHPEIGKIVQAQTDIEGRELSADEIYEIFCNTYFKPIEHITFVHVNLSSKDGLSKCTLTYEYNGEKIVAKGSGNGPIDACKHALMQNYKNQFTIKSYAEHSCGDSSEAKAVAYIEIQAKEVYSCYGVGEDNNIATASIKAMFCALNRAFS is encoded by the coding sequence ATGAATCACATTCCTAATGGTAAGTATAAGCCTTATCCAAAGATAGATTTGCCAAATAGACAGTGGCCAAACAATAGTATAACAACTGCTCCAGCATGGTGTAGTGTTGATTTAAGAGATGGAAATCAAGCTCTTATCAACCCTATGACAATGTCGAAAAAACTTGAACTTTTTACACTCTTACTTAAACTCGGTTTTAAAGAAATAGAGGTTGGTTTTCCATCTGCTTCAAAAGTAGAGTTTGACTTCTTACGTCGTCTTGTTGATGATAAACTAATCCCTGATGACGTAACTATTCAAGTACTTGTTCAAGCTCGCGAGCACCTTATACAAAAGACGTTTGAATCATTAAAAGGTGTAAAAAAGGCAACTGTTCACCTTTATAACTCAACCTCAGTCGCACAAAGAAAGATAGTTTTCTCAAAATCTCAAGAGGAGATTATTGCTCTTGCCATAGAGGGTGTAGAACTTGTAAAAAAATATGAATCTTCTCATGATGGTCAGATATTTTTAGAGTACTCTCCTGAGAGTTTTACAGGGACTGAGTTAGAGTTTGCTGCAAAAATTTCAAATGCTGTAACAGAGTGCTGGGGAATTAGTGACAAACGTAAAGTCATCATCAACCTTCCTGCAACAGTGGAGATGTCTACACCAAATATCTATGCTGACCAAATAGAGTGGATGGCAATGCATCTTAATAATCGTGAAAATGTAATCATCTCTACACATACACATAACGATAGAGGAACATCAATAGCTGCAACAGAGTTAGCTCTTTTAGCAGGAGCGGATAGAGTTGAGGGAACACTTTTAAGTAATGGTGAGAGAACAGGTAATGTAGATATTATAACCCTAGCTCTTAACATGACAACGCAAGGTGTAGACTCAAAACTTAACTTCTCAGATATTACTGAAGTCTTAGATGTAGTTGAGAGATGTACTGAGATGGATACACATGCTCGCCATCCATATGTTGGTGAACTCGTATATACTGCATTTTCAGGTTCACACCAAGATGCTATAAATAAAGGTCTAGCTTATCAAAAAGCTAAGGATGATGCATTTTGGGAGGTTCCTTACCTTCCTATCGATCCTGCAGATGTTGGACGTACGTATGAGAGTATCATCCGTATTAATTCTCAATCTGGAAAAGGGGGAGTCGCTTATATTTTAGAGAAAAACTATGGCTACCAGCTTCCAAAAACAATGCATCCTGAGATAGGAAAAATTGTTCAAGCTCAGACTGATATAGAGGGGCGTGAACTTAGTGCTGATGAGATATACGAAATATTTTGCAATACTTACTTTAAGCCAATAGAGCATATAACTTTTGTACACGTGAACCTTTCATCAAAAGATGGGCTTTCAAAATGTACTTTAACATATGAGTATAATGGAGAGAAGATTGTTGCAAAAGGAAGTGGAAACGGTCCTATTGATGCATGTAAACATGCTCTTATGCAAAACTATAAAAACCAGTTCACTATTAAATCTTATGCTGAGCACTCTTGTGGTGATTCTAGTGAAGCAAAAGCGGTTGCTTACATTGAGATACAAGCGAAAGAAGTTTACTCATGCTACGGCGTGGGTGAAGATAACAACATCGCTACAGCTTCTATAAAAGCGATGTTTTGTGCTTTAAATAGAGCCTTTAGTTAA
- a CDS encoding penicillin-binding protein 1A, with the protein MKFIKRLFILLFILGVLSPFVVVGYYLSNDDFDISSLVDYKPSVTSRIYDRNGEKIANIFDKKHRYYASFDEIPPRIVEALVAIEDTTFFEHPGINIDAIFRAAIKVVRAGRAVEGASTITQQLVKNVLLTREKKLSRKIKEAIYAIKLERHLSKEQILERYLNEIYYGHGYYGVKTAADGYFHKRLEDLTLKEMAILVGLPKAPSTYAPTKNYDISMGRANRVIERMHVLGWIDDKTYEVALIETPAVYDDTLTQNKAPFIVDEVSRRFRDMGIEDLKTGGYEIYTSISLRLQSAAKESLKFAYDESLERIEKYKEKELKKLAEFQKIDNPSENEMFELQDVNVSQLNGALVSLDSASGDILALVGSVDYKKSSYNRATQGKRQPGSAFKPFIYQVALDLGYSGASELVDIAKTYEYEKDGEEMKWQPKNYEKNYKGLVTLREALIHSRNLATINLVNEIGLNNLVRELKKFNVKNIPHDLSISLGTMSMSPLELAKYYTSFSNAGVQVQPHLILSIDKANKTIYEKMDEREQMSSPTQSFIMTTILRDVVNRGTARRARVKGIELAGKTGTTNNNVDGWLAGYSPTIGTIVWFGNDNNTPMYKKETGGRISGPAFAHYYKRVLELYPQIKREFDVPEGIIEVEVDNRKEYFSDISKPPRMKMTSDSEEELLF; encoded by the coding sequence ATGAAATTTATAAAACGATTATTTATACTACTATTTATTTTAGGAGTTCTATCTCCCTTTGTGGTTGTCGGCTACTATTTAAGTAATGATGATTTTGATATCTCATCATTAGTAGATTATAAGCCATCGGTAACGAGTAGAATATATGATAGAAATGGCGAAAAAATAGCAAATATTTTTGACAAGAAACACAGATATTATGCCTCTTTTGATGAGATACCTCCACGTATTGTTGAAGCGCTTGTAGCCATTGAAGATACGACATTTTTTGAGCACCCTGGTATAAATATTGACGCAATCTTTCGTGCAGCTATAAAGGTAGTGAGAGCTGGTAGAGCAGTTGAAGGTGCAAGTACAATAACACAACAGTTAGTGAAGAATGTCCTACTAACACGCGAGAAAAAACTCTCTCGTAAAATTAAAGAAGCGATTTACGCAATTAAGTTAGAGAGACATCTGAGTAAGGAGCAAATTCTAGAGCGATACTTAAATGAGATCTATTATGGGCATGGTTATTATGGTGTTAAAACTGCAGCTGATGGGTATTTTCATAAACGCCTTGAAGATTTAACTCTTAAAGAGATGGCTATTTTAGTTGGACTTCCAAAAGCACCAAGTACATATGCACCAACAAAAAACTATGATATCTCTATGGGAAGAGCAAACCGTGTAATAGAGAGAATGCATGTTCTTGGCTGGATTGATGATAAAACATATGAAGTTGCACTTATAGAAACTCCTGCTGTTTATGATGATACACTCACTCAAAACAAGGCACCATTTATAGTCGATGAAGTCTCTCGTAGGTTTAGAGATATGGGAATCGAGGACTTAAAAACTGGTGGATATGAGATATATACGAGTATATCTTTAAGACTTCAAAGTGCAGCTAAGGAGTCTCTCAAATTTGCATATGATGAATCATTAGAGAGAATCGAAAAATACAAAGAAAAAGAGCTGAAAAAATTAGCAGAGTTTCAAAAAATAGATAATCCTTCAGAAAATGAGATGTTTGAACTTCAAGATGTAAATGTATCGCAACTTAATGGTGCACTTGTATCTTTAGACTCCGCTTCTGGAGATATTTTGGCACTTGTAGGAAGTGTAGATTATAAAAAAAGTTCTTATAATCGCGCAACACAAGGTAAACGCCAACCTGGTTCCGCGTTTAAACCATTTATATATCAAGTAGCTCTTGATTTAGGATACTCAGGAGCCTCTGAACTTGTTGATATAGCAAAGACATACGAGTACGAAAAAGATGGTGAAGAGATGAAATGGCAGCCAAAAAATTATGAAAAAAATTATAAGGGTTTGGTCACTCTAAGAGAAGCTCTTATACACTCAAGAAATTTAGCAACGATAAACCTTGTAAATGAGATAGGACTAAACAACCTTGTAAGAGAGCTCAAAAAGTTTAATGTGAAGAATATTCCACATGATCTTTCTATCTCACTTGGTACTATGTCTATGTCTCCTCTTGAACTTGCAAAATACTATACATCATTTTCAAATGCTGGTGTTCAAGTGCAACCACACTTGATACTTAGCATAGACAAGGCAAACAAGACTATATATGAGAAGATGGATGAGAGAGAGCAGATGAGTAGTCCGACTCAGTCATTTATCATGACTACGATACTTCGAGATGTTGTAAATCGTGGTACGGCAAGACGTGCTAGAGTAAAAGGGATTGAACTTGCTGGTAAAACTGGAACTACAAATAATAATGTAGATGGTTGGCTTGCTGGTTACTCACCAACTATTGGAACTATAGTCTGGTTTGGAAATGATAACAACACTCCTATGTATAAAAAAGAGACGGGTGGACGAATATCTGGTCCAGCTTTTGCGCATTATTATAAAAGAGTACTTGAGTTATATCCTCAGATTAAAAGAGAATTTGATGTTCCTGAAGGTATTATAGAAGTCGAAGTAGATAATAGAAAAGAGTACTTTAGTGATATCTCTAAACCTCCAAGAATGAAAATGACTTCAGACTCAGAAGAAGAGTTACTATTTTAA
- a CDS encoding ABC transporter ATP-binding protein: protein MNINKLKIIYENKALLDVAFSIESSLALVGQSGSGKSLTLKALLGMLPYNMSLELKHDAEFELIAGKNISFIPQNPFTALSPLTKISKQFFVDESRVKELFDEVGLEYDLLDRFPPELSGGQLQRVVIAIALESKPKLLLLDEPTTALDPQTRVMIIDLLKNLQEKENFKMLFVTHDIVSAKNLCQNICVIKNGKILESGDMKSVMQSPKEEYTKTLIEASFANREFRT, encoded by the coding sequence ATGAATATCAACAAGCTAAAAATCATATATGAGAATAAAGCACTGCTTGATGTGGCGTTTAGCATAGAGTCTTCATTAGCTTTGGTTGGTCAGAGTGGGAGTGGTAAAAGTTTAACACTCAAAGCTCTTTTAGGTATGTTACCTTACAACATGAGCTTAGAGTTGAAGCATGATGCAGAGTTTGAGCTTATAGCTGGAAAGAATATCTCTTTTATTCCTCAAAACCCTTTCACTGCACTCTCACCTTTGACTAAAATTTCTAAACAGTTTTTTGTAGATGAGAGTAGAGTTAAAGAGCTTTTTGATGAAGTCGGTTTAGAGTATGATTTGTTGGATAGATTTCCACCAGAGCTTTCAGGTGGACAGCTTCAACGTGTTGTAATTGCCATCGCATTAGAGTCTAAACCTAAGTTATTGCTTCTTGATGAACCAACTACAGCACTTGATCCTCAAACGCGAGTGATGATAATAGACCTTTTAAAAAATCTACAAGAAAAAGAGAACTTTAAAATGCTTTTTGTAACACATGATATAGTTTCAGCTAAAAATTTATGTCAAAATATCTGTGTTATTAAAAATGGAAAGATTCTTGAAAGTGGAGATATGAAGAGCGTTATGCAATCTCCAAAAGAAGAGTATACAAAAACTTTAATAGAGGCAAGTTTTGCCAATAGGGAATTTAGAACATGA